A region from the Ammospiza caudacuta isolate bAmmCau1 chromosome 4, bAmmCau1.pri, whole genome shotgun sequence genome encodes:
- the ZNF330 gene encoding zinc finger protein 330 isoform X1, with protein sequence MCFSPHRVNMPKKKTGARKKAENRREREKQIRASRANIDLAKHPCNASMECDKCQRRQKNRAFCYFCNSVQKLPICAQCGKTKCMMKSSDCVIKHAGVYSTGLAMVGAICDFCEAWVCHGRKCLSTHACMCPLADAECVECERSVWDHGGRIFACSFCHDFLCEDDQFEHQASCQVLEAETFKCVSCNRLGQHSCLRCKACFCDDHVRSKVFKQEKGKKPPCPKCGHETQQTKDLSMSTRSLKFGRQTGGEDADGASGYDAYWKNLSSSKAGEAGDREDEYDEYEAEDDDEDDNDERGKDSDSEATDVFSNLNLGRTYASGYAHYEESED encoded by the exons atgtgtttttcccCCCACAGAGTAAACATGCCTAAAAAGAAGACGGGTGCTCGTAAGAAAGCCGAGAACCGTCGGGAGCGTGAGAAGCAGATCAGGGCTTCTCGAGCCAACATAGACCTGGCCAAACACCCTTGCAATGCTTCAATG gaatGCGATAAGTGCCAAAG ACGACAGAAGAATAGAGCTTTTTGTTACTTCTGTAATTCTGTTCAGAAATTGCCCATTTGTGCACAATGTG gaaaaaccAAATGCATGATGAAGTCTTCTGACTGTGTTATAAAACATGCTGGTGTGTACAGTACTGGACTAGCTATGGTG GGTGCAATCTGTGATTTCTGTGAAGCCTGGGTGTGTCACGGGAGGAAGTGTCTCAGCACCCACGCGTGCATGTGCCCTCTGGCAGATGCAGAATGCGTTGAGTGTGAAAGAAGTGTCTGGGACCATG GAGGCAGAATATTCGCCTGCTCTTTTTGCCATGATTTCCTCTGTGAAGATGATCAGTTTGAACATCAAGCCAGCTGCCAAGTTCTGGAAGCAGAGACATTTAAAT GTGTCTCCTGTAACAGGCTGGGGCAGCATTCCTGCCTGCGTTGCAAG GCTTGTTTTTGTGACGATCACGTGCGAAGTAAGGTTTTcaagcaggaaaaggggaaaaagccTCCTTGCCCTAAGTGTGGCCATGAAACTCAGCAGACAAAGGATCTGAGCATGTCAA CACGTTCATTGAAATTTGGCcgacagactggaggagaagATGCAGATGGAGCTTCTGGTTATGATGCCTACTGGAAAAACCTTTCCTccagcaaggctggggaggCAGGTGACCGTGAGGATGAATATGATGAGTATGAAGCAGAggatgatgatgaagatgacAATGATGAGCGAGGGAAGGATTCAGATTCTGAGGCCACGGATGTATTCAGCAATTTGAATTTAGGAAGGACCTATGCTAGTGGCTATGCACATTATGAGGAATCAGAAGATTAG
- the ZNF330 gene encoding zinc finger protein 330 isoform X2 translates to MPKKKTGARKKAENRREREKQIRASRANIDLAKHPCNASMECDKCQRRQKNRAFCYFCNSVQKLPICAQCGKTKCMMKSSDCVIKHAGVYSTGLAMVGAICDFCEAWVCHGRKCLSTHACMCPLADAECVECERSVWDHGGRIFACSFCHDFLCEDDQFEHQASCQVLEAETFKCVSCNRLGQHSCLRCKACFCDDHVRSKVFKQEKGKKPPCPKCGHETQQTKDLSMSTRSLKFGRQTGGEDADGASGYDAYWKNLSSSKAGEAGDREDEYDEYEAEDDDEDDNDERGKDSDSEATDVFSNLNLGRTYASGYAHYEESED, encoded by the exons ATGCCTAAAAAGAAGACGGGTGCTCGTAAGAAAGCCGAGAACCGTCGGGAGCGTGAGAAGCAGATCAGGGCTTCTCGAGCCAACATAGACCTGGCCAAACACCCTTGCAATGCTTCAATG gaatGCGATAAGTGCCAAAG ACGACAGAAGAATAGAGCTTTTTGTTACTTCTGTAATTCTGTTCAGAAATTGCCCATTTGTGCACAATGTG gaaaaaccAAATGCATGATGAAGTCTTCTGACTGTGTTATAAAACATGCTGGTGTGTACAGTACTGGACTAGCTATGGTG GGTGCAATCTGTGATTTCTGTGAAGCCTGGGTGTGTCACGGGAGGAAGTGTCTCAGCACCCACGCGTGCATGTGCCCTCTGGCAGATGCAGAATGCGTTGAGTGTGAAAGAAGTGTCTGGGACCATG GAGGCAGAATATTCGCCTGCTCTTTTTGCCATGATTTCCTCTGTGAAGATGATCAGTTTGAACATCAAGCCAGCTGCCAAGTTCTGGAAGCAGAGACATTTAAAT GTGTCTCCTGTAACAGGCTGGGGCAGCATTCCTGCCTGCGTTGCAAG GCTTGTTTTTGTGACGATCACGTGCGAAGTAAGGTTTTcaagcaggaaaaggggaaaaagccTCCTTGCCCTAAGTGTGGCCATGAAACTCAGCAGACAAAGGATCTGAGCATGTCAA CACGTTCATTGAAATTTGGCcgacagactggaggagaagATGCAGATGGAGCTTCTGGTTATGATGCCTACTGGAAAAACCTTTCCTccagcaaggctggggaggCAGGTGACCGTGAGGATGAATATGATGAGTATGAAGCAGAggatgatgatgaagatgacAATGATGAGCGAGGGAAGGATTCAGATTCTGAGGCCACGGATGTATTCAGCAATTTGAATTTAGGAAGGACCTATGCTAGTGGCTATGCACATTATGAGGAATCAGAAGATTAG